Genomic window (Polaromonas sp. JS666):
CGTTGATGCATGCGTGCCGCACGGCCATCAGGCCATTGCTTTCAAACTCCCAGTTTTCGTTGCCGTACGAGCGGAACCAGTTGCCTGCGTCGTCGTGCCACTCGTAGGCAAAGCGCACGGCAATGCGGTTGCCGGCAAAAGCCCAGATCTCCTTGATGAGGCGGTAGTCCAGCTCGCGGGCCCATTTGCGTGACAACAAGCCGACGATTTCCTCCCTGCCGGTGACAAATTCGGCACGGTTGCGCCATGTGCTCTGCGGCGTGTAGGCCAGCGATACCCGCTCCGGGTCGCGCGAGTTCCAGCCGTCTTCAGCGGCACGCACTTTCTGCACTGCGGTTTCGAAGGTAAACGGTGGCAGTGGTGGCCTTGTTTCCATGAGGACTCCTTGAGTTTGAACAGTTGGATAGCTGAATGCACAGCAAGTAGACAGACTTGTCTACTTGCTGGAATTTTGACACAAGTAGACAGATCTGTCTACAATGCCCTCATCGCTATTTGAATGGATGCACCGATGGACGCTTCGACCCTGCCCGCGCGCGAACGCATCCTCGTGACTGCGCACGAACTTTTTTACCGCGACGGCCTGCGCGCCACCGGCATCGACCGCATCATTGCCGAGTCGGGCGTGGCCAAGCTCACCTTTTATCGGCACTTTCCCAGCAAGGACGAGCTGATTCGAACCTTTCTCGATTACCGCCACGAGCGCTGGATGGCCTGGTTTGTGGATGCACTGGGGCGCCATGGCGCCGCACCGGGCGGTGGCTTGCAGCCACTCTGGAAGGCTATGGCCGAGTGGTTCAATGAACCGGCATTCCGCGGTTGCGCCTTCATCAACGCGGTGGCCGAGGTGGGCGGCAGCCTGCCCGGCGTGCTGCAGATTGCGCAGAACCACAAGCAGGACATGCGACAGGTCATCACCGCCCTTCTGCCCGAGAACCCCGACCGCGCAGACGCTGCCGCCGCCGCAGCGCTGGCCGTTGACGGTGCGATTGTGCGGGCGCAAATGGACGGCAGTGCCCCGGCGATTGCCGGATTGCGCCAGTTGCTTGATGCGCTGGAGTCCGCAGCCACATCCGCCTCTGGCCGCTAATCCATTGCCGGATTCATTGTCTGATCAATTGCCTGATCCATTGCCGGGTTAGCCGGTTGTCGTTACGATGCAGCTTGAAAGCAAGTCATCTCTTGACAAAAAACCACTGAAGCCCAATAGCATCAATGGCGTATAGCTATATTTTCAATAGCAAAATCATTCTGGAGCATCTGCATGCAAGCGCACCTTACCAAGTCCCCACCGGAGGCCCGCCATGAGTGAATGGGTCACCAAGATGCTGGCACTGCTCAAAAGCGCCAATACGTCCGCAGCGCTGGCCCAGATCAAGGCCACCACCAGCAGCAAGGATTTGCGCCACCTGCATGCGGCACTGGACAAAGCCCAGTTGCTTGCGCGCTTGCCGGGCATCGACACCGCCATCAACGACCAGTTGCAAGCGCTGGCATCTCCGCGTTTGAGCCGCTCGCCTTAAACCGGGCGCCCGGGGGGCGCGCAGCGTTCAAGTCAGGGCGCGAATTTCGAACTGCGCATCGCCCATGTAGCGGTTGGGCCCCAGGGCGGCCGTCATGGCGGCAGACTCTGCAGCCTGCCACTGAGTGAAGATTTCAAGCTCTGCGGATGTCAGGACATCTTCAGCCGGGGCCTCGCCATAGGTCGCCACGAGCTTCATGTAAGCGGCGTACACGGGTGCGACTAGGCTCGCGTCACCCAGCGTGGCCTCCAGTGCCTGCCTGAAGCGCCGCTCTGCCGCCTGCAGTTCCTCGGGGGAGACGTCCTCGAAGGCGTACAGCTTGAGGGTGTAGCTCAACGGGTGTTCCTCACTTGTTTTCTTTCGGTATTTCTTTGGCCGCTTCCTGTGCAGCTTCTTTTACGGGCGCCTTTGCCCCGGAAGCGCTGCGCTGCGCGATGTCCATACGCCTGCGCAACCGGGCGGCTTCTTCGAGGTCTCCGCCCTGCTCTGCACGCTGCGCCTGCACGCCCAGCCACGCCAGCAGCGGACGCCGCCAGCCCTGGGCCGAGGCGGTGTCGATAGCCTGCGCGATGACAGCCGGGCTGGCCTTGCCGGTTTGCAGCAGCACACCTGCGGCGACCAGTTGCGACAGCGGATCGGTCATGGACTTCAGGGCACCGGCATCGCCCACTGCAGCGGCGCGTTGTGGCGCCGGGAGCAAGGCGACGTCCTGGGGCTGTACCCGACCGCCGAGGTAATCTGCATAGGCGCGCTGCGGCGCCGACACATCCTGGCGCAGTTTTTCAAAGCCGGCACAGGATTCAAACACGAGGCTGGCCACACGGGTGGCGCAGTGCAGCAGTTCTGCGGTGGCCAGCAAGTCGGCGCGGCCGGTGCGCGCGAGCTGGCTGCGCGCGCGCTCCAGCTCGGCCTGTTCCACACGGGAATTGCCTTCCATATAAGCGGCCACGGAACGCTCCATGGAACCTTTTGCTTCGAGTTGCCAGTCGGGCGGCTTCGGGCCGCTGGCGCACGCGCTGAGCAACAAGACGGCAATCGCTCCAACGGCCGCCGTTAATTTCAGGGGGGTGCTCATGGCGATACTCATGGCAGTTTCATCTCCGCGTCACGGGCAAACGGCCATTTGCGGTTGATCTCGTTGACCAGGCTGTCCACCTTGCGCAAGCTGGCCTCCACATCGGCCCGCAAGGCGCCCAGATCGGCCGTGGCCTCTTTGGCGTTGGATGTGACGGCCTGCGCGTCTTGCAGCAGGGCATCCACCTTCTTCAGGCTGGTGCGGGCCTCGCCCAGCATGGTGTTGAGTTGAACAATGGTGGCGCGGGTTTCAGGCATCACGCCGTTGGCGCCAAAGACCTGGGTGTCGGTCTTGGCGGCAATGGCGTCGAGCTTGGTCAGCAGCGCGTTGGTGCGGTCTAGCGTGGCGAGCAGTTTATTAGCCTCGGCTTCGCTGCCCAGCATCACGGTCAGTGCGCCGCCGGGGCCATTGAGCCGCTCGGTCAGTGTCTGCAGGTTGGCCATGCTGGCGCCCACCGCGCCGGTGCTTCCCGTCAAGGTGTTGAGGTTTTCGATCAGATCCTTGGCGGCGGCAATGACCTTGGGGACTTCCGCACTGGCGTCACCCTGGAGCACGGTTCGCACCGCGCCGTCCGGCAACGGCGGGTCTTTCAGCAGGCCGGTGTAGGCCCGAATGTTGGTGCCGCCCACAATGCCGCGAACCAGGGTAAAGACGCTGGTGGTGCGCAGCCAGTGGGCGTCCTTGCTGGCTACATCAACCAGGATACGGGCCTTGCCGTCTTCCGCGAGTTCAATACGCCTGACCCGACCAATCGGAAAGCCTGAAAAGGTCAGGTCCATGCCGACGACCACACCCTCGGAGTCGTCCGAGATCAACACGAGCCGCTGGGTTGTTTCAAAGGCGCCACGGGCGTATAGCACATACATGGCCGCGCCGCAAACCAGCAGCAGCATGAAGAGCAGCAGCATCCGGGCCTTGAACTCCAGGCTCGCCACCTGGGCCGGTGAAGACGCGCTCGCCTGCCCCGGCCGGAGGGGATCCACCGAATCAGGATCCGGTGCCGGTGCGGGCGGAGCGTTCGGAGGTAGCGGGTCTTGGGGTGGGCTCATGGGTATACAGGTTCCAGAGTCAATAGTAGTTGCCAACCAGTGAGGTCACTTCAATCAGCAGGATCACGGCAAACATGCGCACCAGTCCGCGCATTTCAGCGCTGGTGCGCACGCTCGCCTCGCGCATGCCGTA
Coding sequences:
- a CDS encoding MlaD family protein codes for the protein MSPPQDPLPPNAPPAPAPDPDSVDPLRPGQASASSPAQVASLEFKARMLLLFMLLLVCGAAMYVLYARGAFETTQRLVLISDDSEGVVVGMDLTFSGFPIGRVRRIELAEDGKARILVDVASKDAHWLRTTSVFTLVRGIVGGTNIRAYTGLLKDPPLPDGAVRTVLQGDASAEVPKVIAAAKDLIENLNTLTGSTGAVGASMANLQTLTERLNGPGGALTVMLGSEAEANKLLATLDRTNALLTKLDAIAAKTDTQVFGANGVMPETRATIVQLNTMLGEARTSLKKVDALLQDAQAVTSNAKEATADLGALRADVEASLRKVDSLVNEINRKWPFARDAEMKLP
- a CDS encoding TetR/AcrR family transcriptional regulator; protein product: MDASTLPARERILVTAHELFYRDGLRATGIDRIIAESGVAKLTFYRHFPSKDELIRTFLDYRHERWMAWFVDALGRHGAAPGGGLQPLWKAMAEWFNEPAFRGCAFINAVAEVGGSLPGVLQIAQNHKQDMRQVITALLPENPDRADAAAAAALAVDGAIVRAQMDGSAPAIAGLRQLLDALESAATSASGR
- a CDS encoding DUF1348 family protein codes for the protein METRPPLPPFTFETAVQKVRAAEDGWNSRDPERVSLAYTPQSTWRNRAEFVTGREEIVGLLSRKWARELDYRLIKEIWAFAGNRIAVRFAYEWHDDAGNWFRSYGNENWEFESNGLMAVRHACINDLPIKPADRKFHWPLGRRPDDHPGLSDLGL